The following proteins are encoded in a genomic region of Pseudodesulfovibrio mercurii:
- the dnaE gene encoding DNA polymerase III subunit alpha produces MAEFVHLHVHTEYSLLDGAIRINDLLTRAKDLGMPAVAITDHGSMFGAVVFYMAAKELGIKPIIGCEVYVAEGDVDDEEAHLRKEHGGGYHLILLAKNQRGYKNLIKLVSTGYLDGFYYKPRVSKHLLKKYSEGLIALSACLAGEIPRKLMNEGLEAGADMARTYESIFPGNFYLELQDNGIGKQTRLNELLVKCAEKTGLPLVATNDCHYLTAEDFEAHDTLLCIQTQTTVDAEKRFRMETKELYFKTPEEMEKAFAHVPEAILNTQRIAEQCNLEIELGNYYFPEYKLPEGVSMNEEFERLCREGLQRRLNTITYEVDEGKYWKRLDYELGVIKQMGFPAYFLIVQDFINWAKDHRIPVGPGRGSAAGSIVAWSLKITNLDPLPYDLLFERFLNVERVSMPDIDVDFCERRRLEVVKYCAEKYGVDRVAQITTFGTMKTKAVIKDVGRALGMSFGETDRIAKLIPDDPAVMAKLLGVEKAKITVPNAVKAVTELDDMVATDPKVAKLIDISTRLEGLCRHASTHAAGVVISNKPMTEYLPLYKGKKGEIVTQFDMKKVEKVGLIKFDFLGLRTMTVIEDCLDIIREQGKKAPDLETLHLDDPETFAIFAKGDTDGIFQVESSGMRKYLRMLGPDCFEDIVAMLALYRPGPLGMIGSHGVSMVDEFIMRKHGEIAVTYPHPSLEETLKPTYGVMVYQEQVMATAMVIANYSLGEGDLLRRAMGKKIAEEMAKQRSRFLEGSRENGIDDAVANDIFDTMEKFAAYGFNKSHSAAYALISYHTAYLKAHFPVEFMAALMSTEMNNTDKIIMYVNACRDMDITVRQPDINAGQARFSVKNGEILFAMAAIKNVGEEAINEIVAERAEQGPFLNIFDFCERVNLRRVTKRVLESLIKAGALDCFSCSRAALLEDLDKAVALGQKKAKEKESGMLNMLDLLGGGGKSDATAQPTCSLCEEFEDREKLQLEKEVLGFFLSGHPLLAYRHDMQRLRTVTLEDCKTIPNGTEVRVAVIIPDFKQHITRKGDPMAFCNAEDLTTYGEITMLPNVYAEARELLDADRPLLVQGKIDQRDDQPGPEDAPKSAKILADKVVYLADAVQGSDQPVSLWIGEKHAEDGHLNALKAILKRYPGTTSVNLGIITREAVVNLRLGNGWKVYPGRDFWKEVEAWQNGDARTYRAEAEAELL; encoded by the coding sequence GTGGCCGAATTCGTTCATCTTCACGTCCATACTGAATACAGCCTGCTGGACGGCGCCATCCGCATCAACGACCTGCTGACCAGGGCCAAGGACCTGGGCATGCCCGCCGTGGCCATCACCGACCACGGGTCCATGTTCGGGGCCGTGGTCTTCTACATGGCCGCCAAGGAGCTGGGCATCAAGCCGATCATCGGCTGCGAGGTGTACGTGGCCGAGGGCGACGTGGACGACGAGGAGGCCCACCTGCGCAAGGAGCACGGCGGCGGCTACCACCTGATCCTCCTGGCCAAGAACCAGCGCGGATACAAGAACCTGATCAAGCTGGTCTCCACCGGCTACCTGGACGGCTTCTACTACAAGCCGCGCGTCAGCAAGCACCTGCTCAAGAAGTACTCCGAGGGGCTCATCGCCCTGTCCGCCTGCCTGGCGGGCGAAATCCCGCGCAAGCTCATGAACGAGGGTCTCGAGGCGGGCGCGGACATGGCCCGGACCTACGAGTCCATCTTCCCTGGCAACTTCTACCTGGAACTCCAGGACAACGGCATCGGCAAGCAGACGCGGCTCAACGAGCTGCTCGTCAAGTGCGCCGAGAAGACCGGCCTGCCCCTGGTGGCCACCAACGACTGCCACTACCTGACCGCCGAGGACTTCGAGGCCCACGACACCCTGCTGTGCATCCAGACCCAGACCACGGTGGACGCGGAAAAGCGCTTCCGCATGGAGACGAAGGAGCTCTATTTCAAGACCCCGGAGGAGATGGAGAAGGCCTTTGCCCACGTGCCCGAGGCCATCCTGAACACCCAGCGCATCGCCGAGCAGTGCAACCTCGAGATCGAGCTGGGCAACTACTATTTCCCGGAATACAAGCTGCCCGAAGGCGTGTCCATGAACGAGGAGTTCGAGCGGCTGTGCCGCGAGGGCCTCCAGCGCCGCCTGAACACCATCACCTACGAGGTGGACGAGGGAAAATACTGGAAGCGGCTGGACTACGAGCTGGGGGTCATCAAGCAAATGGGCTTCCCGGCCTACTTCCTCATCGTCCAGGACTTCATCAACTGGGCCAAGGACCACCGCATCCCGGTGGGCCCCGGCCGAGGCTCGGCCGCCGGGTCCATCGTGGCCTGGTCGCTGAAGATCACCAACCTCGACCCCCTGCCCTACGACCTGCTCTTCGAGCGCTTCCTGAACGTGGAGCGCGTGTCCATGCCCGATATCGACGTGGACTTCTGCGAGCGCCGCCGGCTGGAGGTGGTCAAGTACTGCGCCGAGAAGTACGGCGTGGACCGGGTGGCCCAGATCACCACCTTCGGGACCATGAAGACCAAGGCGGTCATCAAGGACGTGGGCCGGGCGCTCGGCATGTCCTTCGGCGAGACCGACCGCATCGCCAAGCTCATCCCGGACGACCCGGCGGTCATGGCCAAGCTGCTCGGCGTGGAAAAGGCCAAGATCACCGTGCCCAACGCGGTCAAGGCCGTGACCGAGCTGGACGACATGGTCGCCACCGACCCCAAGGTGGCGAAACTCATAGATATTTCAACGCGCCTCGAAGGCCTGTGCCGCCACGCCTCGACCCACGCGGCGGGCGTGGTCATCTCGAACAAGCCCATGACCGAGTACCTTCCGCTGTACAAGGGGAAGAAGGGCGAAATCGTGACCCAGTTCGACATGAAGAAGGTCGAGAAGGTCGGGCTGATCAAGTTCGACTTCCTGGGGCTGCGCACCATGACGGTCATCGAGGACTGCCTGGACATCATCCGCGAGCAGGGCAAGAAGGCCCCGGACCTGGAGACCCTGCACCTGGACGACCCCGAGACCTTCGCCATCTTCGCCAAGGGCGACACGGACGGCATCTTCCAGGTGGAGTCGTCGGGCATGCGCAAGTACCTGCGCATGCTGGGCCCGGACTGCTTCGAGGACATCGTGGCCATGCTCGCCCTGTACAGGCCCGGCCCCTTGGGCATGATCGGCTCCCACGGCGTGTCCATGGTCGACGAGTTCATCATGCGCAAGCACGGCGAGATCGCGGTCACCTACCCGCACCCGTCGCTGGAGGAGACCCTCAAGCCCACCTACGGGGTCATGGTCTACCAGGAGCAGGTCATGGCCACGGCCATGGTCATCGCCAACTACTCCCTGGGTGAAGGCGACCTGCTGCGCCGGGCCATGGGCAAGAAGATCGCCGAGGAGATGGCCAAGCAGCGCTCCCGGTTCCTGGAGGGCTCGCGCGAGAACGGCATCGACGACGCCGTGGCCAACGACATCTTCGACACCATGGAGAAGTTCGCGGCCTACGGCTTCAACAAGTCCCACTCGGCCGCCTACGCGCTCATCTCCTACCACACCGCCTACCTCAAGGCCCATTTCCCGGTGGAGTTCATGGCCGCGCTGATGTCCACGGAAATGAACAACACCGACAAGATCATCATGTACGTCAACGCCTGCCGCGACATGGACATCACCGTCCGCCAGCCGGACATCAACGCGGGCCAGGCGCGCTTTTCGGTCAAGAACGGGGAGATTCTCTTCGCCATGGCGGCCATCAAGAACGTGGGCGAGGAGGCCATCAACGAGATCGTGGCCGAGCGCGCGGAGCAAGGCCCCTTCCTGAACATCTTCGACTTCTGCGAGCGGGTGAACCTGCGCCGCGTGACCAAGCGGGTCCTGGAGTCGCTCATCAAGGCGGGCGCCCTGGACTGCTTCTCCTGCTCGCGGGCCGCCCTGCTCGAGGACCTGGACAAGGCCGTGGCCCTGGGCCAGAAAAAGGCCAAGGAGAAGGAGTCGGGCATGCTCAACATGCTGGACCTGCTCGGCGGGGGCGGCAAATCCGACGCGACCGCGCAGCCCACCTGCTCCCTGTGCGAGGAGTTCGAGGACCGCGAAAAGCTCCAGCTGGAAAAGGAGGTCCTCGGCTTTTTCCTGTCCGGCCACCCGCTCCTGGCCTACCGCCACGACATGCAGCGGCTGCGCACCGTGACGCTGGAGGATTGCAAGACCATCCCCAACGGCACCGAGGTGCGCGTGGCCGTGATCATCCCGGATTTCAAACAGCACATCACCCGCAAGGGCGACCCCATGGCCTTCTGCAACGCCGAGGACCTGACCACCTACGGCGAGATCACCATGCTGCCCAACGTCTACGCCGAGGCGCGCGAGCTGCTCGACGCGGACCGCCCCCTGCTGGTCCAGGGCAAGATAGACCAGCGCGACGACCAGCCCGGCCCCGAGGACGCGCCCAAGTCCGCCAAGATCCTGGCCGACAAGGTCGTGTACCTGGCCGACGCGGTCCAGGGCTCGGACCAGCCGGTCTCCCTGTGGATCGGCGAAAAGCATGCGGAGGACGGGCATCTCAACGCCCTGAAGGCGATCCTCAAGCGCTACCCGGGCACCACCAGCGTGAACCTGGGCATCATCACCCGCGAGGCCGTGGTCAACCTGCGGTTGGGCAACGGCTGGAAGGTCTATCCCGGCCGCGACTTCTGGAAGGAGGTCGAGGCCTGGCAGAACGGCGACGCCAGGACCTATCGCGCCGAGGCCGAGGCCGAACTCCTTTAG